The following are from one region of the Streptomyces rubrogriseus genome:
- a CDS encoding PEP/pyruvate-binding domain-containing protein, producing MDTHVSDTTTAAGAGERPAGPVAGPAGHAACVVTLGAGGPAGGHRGELGGKGTRLAELSAAGLPVPPAFCLTTALFDAYLRETGIAAGAAGADPRTMRERILGTRMPAAIADAVLDAYGSMGRPRVAVRSSGLREDSAAQSFAGQHDTVLDVSGDEDVLDAVLRCWASLWSDRATVYRDTDAPDSLAVVVQEMIHTDVSGVMFTVDPVNPRPHRLVVEACQGLGEGLVSGQVSSDFFVVDDEKLEVVEERVRYKVTKCAPLEPGRIGMTKVDAAARSVPCLTHDQLRELGALAVRIRDLYGSEQDIEWGVRDGVFHLFQTRPITTRPAAPAAPSGALSPYVAPQPEPILNGTLWSRMDIGEIFVGLMTPLGLSFARYYQRNVHTDCAGALGVRDTGEADLHMGFYQGHVYLNISYSSYLLAQCLPTRDQRHFTSRFVSEEVDLADYENPFGTFPGGMEDLLSTVHWLQHTAREMTQMKSRSQQMVDARLYEFDRARGLDLTRMSRRELHGELHRDLAWFHDMHIGYMPYYINAFAFYGLLTELCARWLGSDGVGLQNRVKTDMSSLRTVESAKEVWSVAQAAKNDPAVLRIIKDEPLEDIARLLREDPAGQRFWDRHMEPFLRANGTRGHQEMEITHPRWIDDPSYIFQMIRRYVADGFSIDDILRRSSGWSDDSREVLGRLPMPKRQVLDTVISLYALCSELRETTRMSMITSIWLVRNVVYEVGRRLVADGVLHSADEIAHLDFEDVRRYLAGDEAAVHVFDRARIDAARRLHEHNKRLPEPPLTFVGVHDITASVRPAADGARLEGLAASPGRIVGRARIVEDLVWQADEFEAGEILVTRYTDASWTPLFAIAGGVVTDIGSMLSHSSIVAREFHVPSVVNTKDATQRINTGDLIVVDGDAGTVEVVESADTDPQGPPGAAGTPAGATPAGATTD from the coding sequence ATGGACACGCACGTCAGCGACACGACGACCGCCGCCGGAGCAGGCGAACGCCCCGCAGGCCCGGTCGCCGGCCCGGCCGGACACGCCGCCTGTGTCGTCACCCTGGGCGCGGGCGGCCCGGCCGGAGGCCACCGGGGGGAACTGGGCGGCAAGGGCACCCGCCTCGCCGAGCTCTCCGCGGCCGGGCTGCCCGTCCCGCCCGCCTTCTGCCTGACCACCGCCCTCTTCGACGCCTACCTGCGGGAGACCGGGATCGCCGCCGGGGCGGCGGGCGCCGACCCCCGCACCATGCGCGAGCGCATCCTGGGGACCCGGATGCCCGCCGCGATCGCGGACGCCGTCCTCGACGCCTACGGCAGCATGGGCCGCCCCCGCGTGGCGGTGCGCTCCTCCGGACTGCGGGAGGACTCCGCCGCACAGTCCTTCGCCGGCCAGCACGACACGGTCCTCGACGTCAGCGGCGACGAGGACGTACTGGACGCGGTGCTGCGGTGCTGGGCCTCGCTGTGGTCCGACCGCGCCACGGTGTACCGGGACACGGACGCCCCCGACTCGCTCGCCGTGGTCGTCCAGGAGATGATCCACACCGACGTCAGCGGCGTGATGTTCACCGTCGACCCGGTCAACCCCCGCCCGCACCGCCTCGTCGTGGAGGCCTGCCAGGGCCTGGGCGAAGGGCTGGTCTCCGGGCAGGTCTCCAGCGACTTCTTCGTCGTCGACGACGAGAAGCTGGAGGTCGTCGAGGAACGGGTCCGCTACAAGGTCACCAAGTGCGCGCCGCTGGAGCCCGGCCGCATCGGCATGACGAAGGTCGACGCGGCGGCCCGCAGCGTCCCCTGCCTCACCCACGACCAACTGCGCGAACTCGGCGCCCTGGCCGTCCGCATCCGCGACCTGTACGGCAGCGAGCAGGACATCGAGTGGGGCGTGCGCGACGGCGTCTTCCACCTGTTCCAGACCCGGCCGATCACCACCCGGCCCGCCGCCCCCGCGGCCCCGTCCGGCGCGCTCAGCCCCTACGTCGCCCCGCAGCCGGAGCCGATCCTGAACGGCACCCTGTGGTCGCGCATGGACATCGGGGAGATCTTCGTCGGCCTGATGACCCCGCTCGGCCTCAGCTTCGCCCGCTACTACCAGCGCAACGTCCACACCGACTGCGCGGGCGCCCTCGGCGTGCGCGACACCGGCGAGGCCGACCTGCACATGGGCTTCTACCAGGGCCACGTCTACCTCAACATCTCCTACAGCTCCTACCTGCTGGCCCAGTGCCTGCCCACCCGCGACCAGCGCCACTTCACCAGCCGCTTCGTCAGCGAGGAGGTCGACCTCGCCGACTACGAGAACCCGTTCGGCACCTTCCCCGGCGGCATGGAGGACCTGCTCTCCACCGTCCACTGGCTGCAGCACACGGCCCGTGAGATGACGCAGATGAAGTCCCGCTCCCAGCAGATGGTCGACGCCCGGCTCTACGAGTTCGACCGGGCCCGCGGCCTCGACCTGACCCGGATGAGCAGGCGCGAACTGCACGGCGAACTCCACCGCGACCTCGCCTGGTTCCACGACATGCACATCGGCTACATGCCGTACTACATCAACGCGTTCGCCTTCTACGGCCTGCTCACCGAGCTGTGCGCCCGCTGGCTCGGCAGCGACGGGGTGGGCCTGCAGAACCGCGTCAAGACCGACATGTCCAGCCTGCGCACCGTCGAGTCGGCCAAGGAGGTCTGGTCGGTCGCCCAGGCCGCCAAGAACGACCCGGCCGTCCTGCGGATCATCAAGGACGAACCGCTGGAGGACATCGCCCGGCTGCTGCGCGAGGACCCCGCAGGACAGCGCTTCTGGGACCGGCACATGGAGCCGTTCCTGCGGGCCAACGGCACCCGCGGCCACCAGGAGATGGAGATCACCCACCCGAGGTGGATCGACGACCCCTCCTACATCTTCCAGATGATCCGGCGCTATGTCGCCGACGGCTTCTCCATCGACGACATCCTCCGCCGCAGCAGCGGCTGGTCCGACGACTCCCGCGAGGTGCTGGGCCGGCTGCCGATGCCCAAGCGCCAGGTCCTGGACACCGTCATCTCCCTGTACGCCCTGTGCAGCGAACTGCGGGAGACCACCCGGATGTCCATGATCACGTCCATCTGGCTGGTGCGGAACGTGGTCTACGAGGTCGGCCGGCGCCTGGTCGCCGACGGCGTCCTGCACTCCGCGGACGAGATCGCCCACCTGGACTTCGAGGACGTGCGCCGCTACCTCGCCGGCGACGAGGCCGCCGTGCACGTCTTCGACCGGGCCCGCATCGACGCGGCCCGCCGGCTGCACGAGCACAACAAGCGGCTCCCGGAGCCCCCGTTGACCTTCGTCGGCGTGCACGACATCACCGCCTCGGTCCGGCCCGCCGCCGACGGCGCCCGGCTCGAAGGCCTCGCCGCCAGCCCCGGACGGATCGTGGGCCGCGCCCGCATCGTCGAGGACCTGGTGTGGCAGGCCGACGAGTTCGAGGCCGGGGAGATCCTGGTGACCCGGTACACCGACGCCTCCTGGACGCCGCTGTTCGCCATCGCGGGCGGGGTCGTCACCGACATCGGGTCGATGCTCTCGCACAGCTCCATCGTGGCCCGCGAGTTCCACGTCCCGTCGGTGGTGAACACCAAGGACGCCACCCAGCGCATCAACACCGGCGACCTGATCGTGGTGGACGGCGACGCGGGCACGGTCGAGGTCGTCGAGAGCGCGGACACCGACCCGCAGGGCCCGCCCGGAGCCGCCGGGACCCCCGCCGGAGCCACCCCCGCCGGAGCCACCACCGACTGA
- a CDS encoding SAM-dependent methyltransferase — protein sequence MDILSLAKSVGSRVEAPLTDLRTVTKVLGNPHMPLLLALSKGFVEPVYRAAFLASAASSGVLAALAVRPCDLESLAERLDIDDEDLPRLKEWLDMGIRLGDLGKREGCYKLRSLPAKALAQPGNDAIAAALEEVLRFHVPALLNGPRMLREGRRFSLDDQDGLVIARSTRVIQPLVEEAIARTLDRNAPVRLLEVGCGSGTYVRYAAELNPRLSALAVDLQQDVADSAAANMAEWGLTDRVETRQADLRTLDAQPQFDLVTLHNNIYYFPEAERVDALRRAHDLLAPGGRLLLTTSCKGGNVGLEALNLWFTYADFGGPLPQADALADQLRQAGFDDVEATRIVPGEQFHAFTGTSKRVAHA from the coding sequence ATGGACATTCTGAGCCTGGCCAAGAGCGTCGGCAGCCGCGTCGAGGCGCCGCTGACCGACCTGCGCACCGTGACCAAGGTGCTCGGCAACCCGCACATGCCGCTGCTCCTGGCCCTGTCCAAGGGCTTCGTCGAGCCGGTGTACCGGGCCGCCTTCCTGGCCTCGGCGGCGAGTTCGGGCGTGCTCGCCGCCCTCGCCGTACGCCCCTGCGACCTGGAGTCGCTGGCGGAACGGCTCGACATCGACGACGAGGACCTGCCGCGTCTCAAGGAGTGGCTGGACATGGGCATCCGCCTCGGCGACCTGGGCAAGCGCGAGGGCTGCTACAAGCTGCGCAGCCTGCCCGCCAAGGCCCTCGCCCAGCCCGGCAACGACGCGATCGCCGCCGCGCTGGAAGAGGTCCTGCGCTTCCACGTGCCCGCACTGCTGAACGGCCCCCGCATGCTGCGCGAGGGCCGCCGCTTCTCCCTCGACGACCAGGACGGCCTGGTCATCGCACGGTCCACCCGGGTGATCCAGCCGCTGGTCGAGGAGGCCATCGCCCGCACCCTGGACCGGAACGCGCCCGTACGGCTCCTGGAGGTCGGCTGCGGCAGCGGCACCTACGTCCGCTACGCCGCCGAGCTCAATCCCCGCCTGTCGGCGCTCGCCGTCGACCTCCAGCAGGACGTGGCCGACAGCGCCGCGGCGAACATGGCCGAGTGGGGGCTGACCGACCGGGTCGAGACCCGGCAGGCCGACCTGCGCACCCTCGACGCGCAGCCCCAGTTCGACCTGGTCACCCTGCACAACAACATCTACTACTTCCCCGAGGCCGAGCGGGTCGACGCCCTGCGCCGCGCCCACGACCTGCTGGCACCCGGCGGCAGGCTCCTGCTCACCACCTCCTGCAAGGGCGGCAACGTCGGCCTCGAGGCGCTCAACCTCTGGTTCACCTACGCCGACTTCGGCGGCCCGCTGCCGCAGGCCGACGCACTGGCGGACCAGCTCCGCCAGGCGGGGTTCGACGACGTCGAGGCCACCCGGATCGTCCCGGGCGAGCAGTTCCACGCCTTCACGGGCACCAGCAAGCGCGTCGCGCACGCCTGA
- a CDS encoding NAD-dependent epimerase/dehydratase family protein, which produces MSSLSQDSPSAAAPDILVTGASGFIGGHLVHRLAERGHRVRVLARSTSDRAAFAGAAAQITVGDLGDTDSLRRATTGIRHVYNCAGLSADWGPWDRFRAVNVDGARNLVEAAHEAGTVERLVHLSTTDVYGYPERPCDETTAPRDIGLPYNRSKMLGEAAVWAAAERTGQPVTVVRPVSVYGPGSKDFVIEIANLLLGKQMVYIRGGRVPAGLLYVSNAVDGIIAAATGEHTAGRAYNLRDPHDTTWREYVEALAEGLGVKAPWLSLPTPVATAVATVSEKLWGALRIDSRPVLTRHAVHLFDRDQSYPIGRAQEELGFKGEVDFQEGMRRTVAWLDSPEGRAHVAR; this is translated from the coding sequence ATGTCCTCACTCAGCCAAGACAGCCCGTCCGCCGCCGCCCCCGACATCCTGGTCACCGGCGCCAGTGGCTTCATCGGCGGTCACCTGGTGCACCGCCTGGCCGAGCGCGGGCACCGCGTCCGCGTCCTGGCGCGCTCCACGAGCGACCGCGCGGCCTTCGCCGGGGCCGCCGCCCAGATCACCGTCGGCGACCTCGGTGACACCGACAGCCTGCGCCGGGCCACCACGGGAATCCGCCACGTCTACAACTGCGCCGGACTCTCGGCCGACTGGGGCCCCTGGGACCGGTTCCGCGCGGTCAACGTGGACGGCGCCAGGAACCTCGTCGAGGCGGCCCACGAGGCCGGGACGGTCGAGCGCCTGGTCCACCTCAGCACCACCGACGTCTACGGCTACCCCGAGCGGCCCTGCGACGAGACAACCGCCCCGCGCGACATCGGCCTGCCCTACAACCGCAGCAAGATGCTCGGCGAGGCCGCCGTGTGGGCCGCCGCCGAACGCACCGGCCAGCCGGTCACGGTGGTCCGTCCCGTCTCCGTCTACGGCCCCGGCAGCAAGGACTTCGTGATCGAGATCGCGAACCTGCTGCTGGGCAAGCAGATGGTCTACATCCGCGGCGGTCGGGTGCCGGCCGGGCTGCTCTACGTCTCCAACGCCGTGGACGGCATCATCGCCGCCGCGACCGGCGAGCACACCGCGGGCCGCGCCTACAACCTGCGCGACCCGCACGACACCACCTGGCGCGAGTACGTCGAGGCGCTCGCCGAGGGGCTGGGCGTGAAGGCCCCCTGGCTGAGCCTGCCCACGCCCGTCGCCACCGCCGTCGCCACCGTCTCCGAGAAGCTGTGGGGCGCCCTGCGCATCGACTCCCGGCCCGTCCTGACCCGGCACGCCGTCCACCTCTTCGACCGCGACCAGTCCTACCCGATCGGGCGCGCCCAGGAGGAGCTGGGTTTCAAGGGCGAGGTCGACTTCCAGGAGGGCATGCGGCGCACCGTCGCCTGGCTCGACTCGCCCGAGGGACGCGCCCATGTCGCCCGCTGA
- a CDS encoding thioesterase II family protein, protein MSPADLLSERSAWFPRPVAAPAAEPPDPAAAPLRLVCFPYAGGTVSAFRGWQERLGDEVAVIPVQLPGRGLRLRERPYDTMEPLAEAVADALDEYRLTHDYALFGHSMGALLAYEVACVLRRRGAPRPRHLFVSGSRAPHLYGDRADHTLSDTALREVVRDLGGLDDADTLGAAYFDRRLPVLRADLRACERYDWHPRPPLDCPTTAFSAAADPIATPEMVEAWRPHTTGSFLRRHLPGNHFFLNGGPSRDRLLAHLGTELDALGTTPHRKATREATWTF, encoded by the coding sequence ATGTCGCCCGCTGACCTGCTCTCCGAGCGTTCCGCCTGGTTCCCCCGCCCCGTCGCGGCACCGGCCGCCGAGCCGCCCGACCCGGCGGCCGCCCCGCTGCGCCTGGTCTGCTTCCCCTACGCCGGGGGGACGGTCTCCGCGTTCCGCGGCTGGCAGGAGCGGCTGGGCGACGAGGTCGCCGTCATACCCGTACAACTGCCCGGCCGCGGACTGCGCCTGCGCGAGCGGCCGTACGACACCATGGAACCCCTCGCCGAAGCGGTCGCGGACGCCCTGGACGAGTACCGGCTCACCCACGACTACGCGCTGTTCGGGCACAGCATGGGCGCCCTGCTCGCCTACGAGGTGGCCTGCGTGCTGCGCCGGCGCGGGGCGCCGCGGCCCCGGCACCTGTTCGTCTCCGGCAGCCGGGCCCCGCACCTGTACGGCGACCGCGCCGACCACACCCTGTCCGACACCGCCCTGCGCGAGGTCGTCCGGGACCTGGGCGGCCTCGACGACGCGGACACCCTGGGCGCCGCCTACTTCGACCGCAGGCTCCCGGTGCTCCGCGCCGACCTGCGCGCCTGCGAGCGCTACGACTGGCACCCCCGGCCGCCGCTGGACTGCCCGACGACCGCGTTCTCCGCCGCCGCCGACCCCATCGCCACCCCGGAGATGGTCGAGGCCTGGCGGCCCCACACCACCGGCTCGTTCCTGCGGCGCCACCTGCCGGGCAACCACTTCTTCCTGAACGGCGGCCCGTCCCGCGACCGGCTGCTCGCCCACCTGGGCACCGAACTCGACGCCCTCGGCACCACCCCGCACAGGAAGGCAACTAGGGAAGCAACATGGACATTCTGA